A single region of the Candidatus Marinarcus aquaticus genome encodes:
- the accD gene encoding acetyl-CoA carboxylase, carboxyltransferase subunit beta, whose product MDLKNLFKKINFDRKTQPTKKDAPSHWVKCPECNALMFFKEVENQNNICPKCNFHMRIGAQRRIEILCDEGSFVEHDATLKPTDPLKFVDKKSYKKRLDEALNKTNRTSSVVSGECTINGIAAQMAIFDFSFMGGSLGSVEGEKIVRAVNRAIEKRQGLIIISASGGARMQESTFALMQMAKTSAALKKLDAEKLPYISVLTDPTMGGVSASFALLGDIIMAEPGALVGFAGQRVIKQTIGADLPEGFQRAEFLLEHGSIDMVVNRRDMKQTISDLLTLFSNENRAS is encoded by the coding sequence ATGGATTTAAAGAATCTGTTTAAAAAAATTAACTTTGACAGAAAAACACAACCAACCAAAAAAGATGCACCAAGTCACTGGGTAAAATGTCCAGAGTGTAATGCATTGATGTTTTTCAAAGAGGTTGAAAACCAAAATAATATTTGTCCAAAGTGTAACTTTCACATGAGAATTGGAGCACAACGACGAATAGAAATTTTATGTGATGAAGGAAGTTTTGTTGAACATGATGCAACTTTAAAACCGACGGATCCTTTGAAATTTGTGGACAAAAAATCGTATAAAAAGAGATTGGATGAAGCGTTAAACAAAACCAATCGAACCTCTTCCGTTGTAAGCGGTGAGTGTACTATTAATGGCATTGCTGCTCAAATGGCTATTTTTGACTTCTCCTTTATGGGAGGAAGTTTGGGTTCCGTTGAGGGTGAGAAAATCGTACGTGCAGTCAATCGTGCGATTGAGAAACGACAAGGGCTTATTATTATCTCTGCTTCAGGGGGTGCTCGAATGCAAGAGAGTACGTTTGCTTTAATGCAAATGGCAAAAACCTCTGCAGCACTTAAAAAACTTGATGCTGAAAAATTGCCATATATCTCAGTCTTAACAGACCCAACAATGGGTGGGGTTTCTGCTTCATTTGCTCTTTTAGGCGATATTATCATGGCTGAACCAGGTGCATTGGTTGGATTTGCTGGTCAGCGTGTTATTAAACAAACCATTGGAGCAGACCTTCCAGAAGGTTTCCAAAGAGCAGAGTTCTTACTTGAACATGGTTCAATTGACATGGTTGTAAACCGACGAGACATGAAACAGACAATTTCAGATTTACTGACACTTTTTTCAAACGAGAACAGAGCCAGCTAA
- a CDS encoding thiamine phosphate synthase → MSANIYALCDFDMLNKHDITLEQYVQTCKVNEVKLVQYRDKTNSIEIQKLHLNYLTSHLDVPIIINDKLELVEYAHGLHLGQEDLERFFADKSKAVMILRKKLKDKLFGISTHNELEILRANEWDLDYIGLGAYRNTSTKDVSTVLGDKLPYLAKVSKHPVCAIGGVKKEDVLANVSMNVIGSGLLV, encoded by the coding sequence TTGAGTGCAAATATTTACGCTTTGTGTGATTTTGATATGTTAAATAAACATGACATCACACTGGAACAGTATGTACAAACATGCAAAGTAAACGAAGTAAAGTTGGTTCAATACCGAGATAAAACCAACTCCATTGAGATTCAAAAACTGCACTTAAACTATCTCACTTCACATTTAGATGTTCCGATTATTATTAATGACAAGCTTGAACTTGTCGAATATGCACATGGATTACATCTGGGGCAAGAAGATTTAGAACGTTTTTTCGCAGACAAATCCAAAGCTGTGATGATTTTGAGAAAAAAACTCAAAGATAAGCTCTTCGGTATATCTACTCACAATGAATTAGAGATATTACGAGCCAATGAGTGGGATTTAGACTACATTGGATTAGGAGCATACAGAAATACTTCCACAAAAGATGTCAGCACGGTATTAGGAGATAAATTGCCTTACTTAGCCAAAGTATCCAAGCATCCTGTATGTGCCATTGGTGGCGTTAAAAAAGAGGATGTTTTAGCCAATGTATCTATGAACGTGATTGGTTCAGGTTTGCTTGTATGA
- a CDS encoding 23S rRNA (pseudouridine(1915)-N(3))-methyltransferase RlmH, producing MTKINIYAIVKPSNDAFDTVIKEFIKMSSKYAKVEYHCLFNKKIAKAQTIGEKEAQDSYSEAFEPLMNGFNIALDVLGKKTDSFAFAKLLQKDANINFFIGGAFGFQRDFLKKFDAIISLSDLTMAHKIAAVVLHEQVFRCLCIINNHPYHK from the coding sequence ATGACAAAAATCAATATTTATGCGATTGTAAAACCAAGCAATGATGCATTTGACACAGTGATAAAAGAGTTTATAAAAATGTCATCAAAGTATGCTAAAGTAGAGTATCATTGTTTGTTTAACAAAAAAATTGCTAAAGCTCAAACCATTGGTGAAAAAGAGGCACAAGACTCTTACAGTGAAGCATTTGAACCATTGATGAATGGCTTTAATATTGCTTTGGATGTTTTGGGTAAAAAAACAGACAGTTTTGCATTTGCCAAACTTTTGCAAAAAGATGCCAATATTAATTTTTTTATTGGCGGTGCATTTGGATTTCAAAGAGATTTTTTAAAAAAATTTGATGCGATTATCAGTTTGAGTGACTTGACCATGGCACATAAAATTGCAGCTGTAGTACTGCATGAGCAGGTCTTTCGATGTCTTTGTATAATTAATAATCATCCATATCATAAATAA
- the dksA gene encoding RNA polymerase-binding protein DksA, with the protein MANKKQIEELKETLLKRKELITKNIQESRNSIDGLKNSECNDDVDYAEISSDSFKEGIIANQQVKELAEIDDALKRIDNGTYGICEMCDEAIALGRLRAKPFAKFCTPCREIYEVEQ; encoded by the coding sequence TTGGCAAATAAAAAGCAGATTGAAGAGTTAAAAGAGACTCTGTTAAAACGAAAAGAATTAATTACTAAAAACATTCAAGAGAGTCGAAACAGCATTGACGGTTTAAAAAACTCTGAGTGTAATGATGATGTTGATTATGCAGAAATCAGCAGTGACAGTTTTAAAGAAGGAATCATCGCCAATCAACAAGTCAAAGAGCTTGCTGAGATTGATGATGCGTTAAAGCGAATTGACAATGGTACATACGGGATTTGTGAAATGTGCGATGAAGCGATTGCATTGGGACGATTACGAGCAAAACCATTTGCAAAATTTTGTACTCCTTGTAGAGAGATTTATGAGGTTGAACAGTAA
- a CDS encoding tRNA dihydrouridine synthase yields MNKLDFSQPLMVLAPLAGYTDLPFRSVVKKFGADLTISEMISSNALVYNSSKTYKMLEKSENEDPYFVQIAGNKPELVRDAVEILNDIEGIDGIDLNCGCPAPKVFNHGSGSNLLGDLKKLETILSTVKQYNKKAYTSAKVRIGVNEKIPVEIAKAVEACGVDFISVHGRTRAGQYKAPVDYDAIKMIKESVRIPVIANGDIKDYKKSQEVLNYTKADGVMIGRGAIGKPWIFHQIKHGLDDDAISNELKKEIILEHYDATLKFHGEHGAIMFRKLLHSYSKGYTGATEFRDIINRISDIQVMRDMIESFF; encoded by the coding sequence ATGAATAAACTTGATTTTAGCCAACCCCTTATGGTGTTGGCTCCTCTTGCTGGATATACTGATTTACCTTTTCGTTCGGTTGTTAAAAAATTTGGTGCAGATTTGACCATCTCTGAGATGATTTCATCCAATGCTTTGGTCTATAACTCTTCAAAAACGTACAAAATGCTTGAAAAAAGTGAAAATGAAGACCCTTACTTTGTACAAATTGCAGGTAATAAACCAGAGCTTGTTCGTGATGCGGTTGAAATACTCAATGACATTGAAGGCATTGATGGCATTGATTTAAACTGTGGTTGTCCTGCACCAAAAGTGTTTAATCACGGAAGTGGTTCAAATCTTTTGGGGGATTTAAAAAAACTGGAAACGATTTTAAGTACCGTTAAACAATATAACAAAAAAGCCTATACCTCTGCCAAAGTAAGAATTGGAGTGAATGAAAAAATCCCTGTAGAGATTGCAAAAGCAGTGGAAGCGTGTGGGGTTGACTTTATCTCAGTACATGGACGAACCCGAGCTGGGCAATACAAAGCACCTGTGGATTATGATGCCATAAAAATGATAAAAGAATCAGTGCGTATTCCTGTGATTGCCAATGGGGATATCAAAGATTATAAAAAATCTCAAGAGGTGTTAAATTACACCAAAGCAGATGGTGTGATGATTGGTCGAGGAGCCATTGGAAAACCGTGGATTTTTCACCAAATAAAACATGGGCTTGATGATGATGCCATTTCTAATGAACTAAAAAAAGAGATCATCTTAGAACACTACGATGCCACGCTTAAATTTCATGGAGAACATGGTGCAATCATGTTTCGAAAACTGTTGCACTCATACTCAAAAGGGTACACAGGAGCAACAGAGTTTAGAGATATTATTAACCGAATATCAGACATTCAAGTCATGCGTGACATGATAGAGAGCTTTTTTTAA
- a CDS encoding 50S ribosomal protein L11 methyltransferase, with the protein MQDYYYELKVKPAQQYELFLDLLTSLTNEAIEEDNGVLISRSEEDLSDVEFGLQAFAQKLSIECETSITQQKNEDWINKYKNSIQPVEVGQFYVYPTWEEPKENKINIIINPALSFGSGHHETTSSCLQAIGENVQSQQSLLDVGCGSGILSIAAQKLGAVVDICDTDEDAVDSAKENFELNSAVFNEAWTGSVTHAKQTYDVVVANIVADVLVLIASDLKKSVKEDGILILSGILEQHEHKVQKKFSDLKEIDRIAKNEWVTLIYKKA; encoded by the coding sequence TTGCAAGATTACTATTATGAATTAAAAGTCAAACCAGCACAACAGTATGAGCTTTTTTTAGACCTATTAACTTCATTAACCAATGAAGCCATTGAAGAAGATAATGGGGTTTTGATTTCACGAAGTGAAGAGGATTTAAGCGATGTGGAGTTTGGACTACAAGCCTTTGCACAAAAACTCAGTATTGAGTGTGAAACATCAATAACACAACAAAAAAATGAAGATTGGATTAATAAATATAAAAACTCGATTCAACCTGTCGAAGTAGGGCAGTTCTATGTCTATCCTACATGGGAAGAACCAAAAGAGAATAAAATTAATATCATCATCAATCCTGCGCTTTCATTTGGTTCAGGACATCATGAAACAACGAGCAGTTGCTTGCAAGCCATTGGTGAGAACGTTCAATCCCAGCAATCCCTATTAGACGTTGGGTGTGGAAGTGGTATTTTATCCATTGCTGCACAAAAGTTAGGTGCAGTAGTTGATATTTGTGATACCGATGAAGATGCGGTTGACTCAGCTAAAGAGAACTTTGAGTTAAACAGCGCTGTATTCAACGAGGCGTGGACAGGAAGTGTAACGCACGCTAAACAAACGTATGATGTGGTTGTAGCTAATATTGTTGCCGATGTTTTGGTGCTGATTGCGAGTGATTTAAAAAAAAGTGTGAAAGAAGATGGTATACTTATCCTTTCAGGAATTTTAGAACAGCATGAACACAAAGTGCAAAAGAAATTTTCTGATTTAAAAGAGATTGACCGAATCGCTAAAAATGAGTGGGTCACTCTGATTTATAAAAAAGCTTAA
- the ftsH gene encoding ATP-dependent zinc metalloprotease FtsH, translating to MAKKKNSSQNNNNNGNNNNFFNNNPLLVFVLFSIVTIFVFKTLFPQEQNMGASNGQIQSYGKTINKSIPYSELKKLITSGSIEYVGIGNTTIKAISKQGNNGVTAYNARRVVPDDTLIPELEKNSIAYGGVSEENFLADMLFGWILPIFIFFAIWMFLARRMQKSMGGGGGGLLGIGSSKKMINSEKPKVKFEDMAGNKEAKEEVQEVVEFLSAPERYIKLGAQIPKGVLLVGPPGTGKTLLAKAVAGEADVEFLSVSGSAFIEMFVGVGASRVRDLFEQAKKVAPAIIFIDEIDAIGKSRASGGPMGGNDEREQTLNQLLAEMDGFSTEHAPVIVLAATNRPEVLDPALLRPGRFDRQVLVDKPDYEGRIEILKVHIKGVTLAKDVDLEEVARMTAGLAGADLANIINEAALLAGRANKDEVAKEDFKEAVERQIAGLEKKSRRISPKERKIVAYHESGHALIAEITRGAKKVNKVSIVPRGLAALGYTLNTPEENKYLMQKHELIAEVDTLLGGRAAEEVFIGEISTGAGNDLERATDIIKSMASVYGMSDVAGLMVLEKRSNQFLGGQTQKDFSDEMAKNLDEHIKTVLNDRYNHVLQALKDNKDAIEQMTKELLDIEVLDGKRVQEIIRENGGEVFEEEDLHSEAVEPEEETTSDETSDSQEPTEKNSDTQESSETTPDEAPTEENPSKEDK from the coding sequence ATGGCTAAAAAGAAAAACAGCAGTCAAAACAATAACAACAATGGAAATAATAATAATTTTTTTAACAACAACCCACTGTTGGTTTTTGTACTGTTTTCAATAGTTACAATTTTTGTATTTAAAACGCTTTTTCCACAAGAACAGAACATGGGTGCATCCAATGGTCAGATTCAATCTTATGGGAAAACCATCAATAAATCTATTCCGTATTCAGAACTGAAAAAACTGATTACTTCGGGTAGTATTGAGTATGTGGGGATTGGGAATACAACCATTAAAGCAATTTCAAAACAAGGGAACAATGGTGTTACTGCTTACAATGCACGACGTGTGGTGCCAGATGATACATTGATCCCAGAGTTAGAGAAAAATAGTATTGCGTATGGTGGTGTGAGTGAAGAGAATTTTTTAGCAGATATGCTTTTTGGTTGGATTTTACCTATTTTTATCTTCTTTGCAATTTGGATGTTCCTTGCTCGAAGAATGCAAAAGAGCATGGGTGGTGGAGGCGGAGGCCTTCTTGGAATTGGCAGTTCTAAAAAGATGATCAATTCTGAAAAACCAAAAGTGAAATTTGAAGATATGGCAGGAAACAAAGAGGCCAAAGAGGAAGTTCAAGAGGTCGTTGAATTCTTAAGTGCACCTGAGCGATACATCAAACTGGGAGCTCAAATTCCTAAAGGGGTTCTTTTAGTGGGACCTCCGGGTACGGGTAAAACACTTTTAGCAAAAGCCGTTGCGGGTGAAGCAGACGTTGAATTTTTAAGTGTTTCTGGTTCAGCCTTTATTGAGATGTTCGTAGGTGTGGGTGCAAGTAGGGTACGAGATTTGTTTGAACAAGCAAAAAAAGTGGCACCAGCCATTATTTTTATTGATGAGATTGATGCCATTGGTAAAAGCAGGGCTTCAGGTGGTCCAATGGGTGGTAATGATGAGAGAGAGCAAACATTGAATCAATTGCTTGCAGAAATGGATGGTTTCTCAACAGAACATGCCCCCGTTATTGTGCTTGCTGCAACCAACCGACCAGAAGTTCTTGACCCAGCACTTCTTAGACCGGGACGGTTTGACCGACAAGTATTGGTGGATAAACCAGACTATGAAGGAAGGATTGAAATTTTAAAAGTGCATATTAAAGGGGTGACTTTAGCCAAAGATGTGGATCTTGAAGAGGTAGCACGAATGACAGCAGGACTTGCAGGAGCAGATTTAGCTAATATCATCAATGAGGCTGCACTTTTAGCAGGTCGAGCAAATAAAGATGAAGTCGCCAAAGAGGATTTTAAAGAAGCCGTTGAACGACAAATTGCAGGTTTAGAGAAAAAATCTCGACGAATCTCTCCAAAAGAGAGAAAGATTGTAGCGTATCATGAGAGTGGTCATGCACTTATTGCTGAGATTACGCGTGGAGCTAAAAAAGTAAATAAAGTCTCTATTGTTCCAAGAGGTCTTGCCGCACTGGGGTATACGCTTAATACCCCTGAAGAGAATAAATATTTGATGCAAAAACATGAGCTTATTGCAGAAGTAGATACTCTTTTAGGTGGACGAGCAGCTGAAGAGGTTTTCATTGGTGAAATTTCTACGGGTGCAGGAAATGACTTAGAAAGAGCCACAGATATCATTAAATCAATGGCATCAGTCTATGGTATGAGTGATGTGGCAGGTTTGATGGTACTCGAGAAACGAAGTAATCAGTTTTTAGGTGGACAAACACAAAAAGACTTCTCTGATGAGATGGCTAAGAATTTAGATGAACACATCAAAACAGTCTTAAATGACCGATACAACCATGTATTGCAAGCATTAAAAGATAATAAAGATGCAATTGAACAAATGACCAAAGAGTTATTGGACATTGAAGTTCTTGACGGTAAACGTGTTCAAGAGATCATTCGAGAGAATGGTGGAGAGGTTTTTGAAGAAGAGGATTTACACTCTGAAGCCGTTGAACCAGAAGAAGAAACAACTTCTGATGAAACTTCAGATTCACAAGAACCAACTGAAAAAAACAGTGATACACAAGAGTCTTCTGAAACAACACCAGATGAAGCGCCAACTGAAGAAAATCCTTCTAAAGAGGATAAATAA
- a CDS encoding 2-isopropylmalate synthase, with amino-acid sequence MDRNKIIVFDTTLRDGEQSPGCSMNTEEKIKVALQLEKLGVDVIEAGFAAASPGDFDAVSRIAQTVTNSSICSLSRAIENDIKQAGLAVGYAPKHRIHTFIATSPIHMKYKLKMSEDEVIKRAVHAVEYARTFVDDVEFSLEDAGRSEIPFMKEVMDAVIAAGASTINLPDTVGYRLPTELGAMVKELSDFAGDRAIISVHNHNDLGLATANTLAAVMNGARQIEVTINGLGERAGNSALEEAVMAIKTRKDAFGDLYTTINTPEIYATSRLVATITGVEPQQNKSIVGKNAFAHESGIHQDGVLKHQETYEIMKPEDVGVYKESTLILGKHSGRAAFRDKITQLGFDKVTDEELNAAFERFKLLADKKKDVTDDDVRMLITDEALNSIKTFELVGLQISDCSNGVPTAAVSIKHKDEVMTDANIGNGTMDAIFKAIDRLTGYNGELKDYKVTSVTEGKDALAKVTTRVVFDDNSPSFVGHGLSIDTMLATAKAYLGALNSYLSQKERLAKKTEHQV; translated from the coding sequence ATGGATAGAAATAAAATTATTGTATTTGATACAACATTAAGAGATGGAGAGCAAAGTCCAGGTTGCTCAATGAACACAGAAGAGAAGATTAAAGTTGCTTTACAGTTAGAAAAATTAGGTGTTGATGTTATTGAAGCAGGTTTTGCAGCTGCGAGTCCAGGTGATTTTGATGCAGTAAGCAGAATTGCACAAACAGTTACAAATTCAAGCATCTGTTCTTTAAGTAGAGCCATTGAAAACGACATCAAACAAGCAGGTTTAGCAGTTGGGTATGCACCAAAACACAGAATTCATACGTTTATTGCAACTTCCCCTATTCACATGAAGTACAAATTAAAAATGAGTGAAGATGAAGTGATTAAAAGAGCAGTACATGCTGTTGAGTATGCACGAACATTTGTGGATGACGTTGAGTTCTCATTAGAAGATGCAGGACGAAGTGAAATTCCTTTCATGAAAGAGGTAATGGATGCGGTGATTGCTGCAGGTGCATCAACCATTAACTTGCCAGACACTGTGGGATACCGATTGCCAACAGAGTTAGGTGCCATGGTAAAAGAGTTGAGTGATTTTGCAGGTGATCGAGCGATTATCTCTGTACATAACCACAACGACTTAGGATTGGCAACGGCCAACACTTTAGCTGCGGTGATGAATGGTGCACGACAAATTGAAGTCACCATTAATGGATTAGGTGAACGAGCAGGAAACTCTGCATTAGAAGAAGCAGTGATGGCGATTAAAACACGAAAAGATGCCTTTGGTGATTTATACACAACCATTAACACGCCTGAAATCTATGCGACATCACGATTGGTTGCAACCATCACAGGTGTTGAACCACAACAAAACAAGTCAATTGTAGGTAAAAATGCATTTGCTCACGAAAGTGGAATTCACCAAGATGGTGTTTTAAAACATCAAGAGACATATGAGATTATGAAACCTGAAGATGTGGGTGTATATAAAGAGAGTACATTAATCTTAGGTAAACACTCAGGTAGAGCTGCATTCAGAGATAAAATCACGCAATTAGGGTTTGATAAAGTTACTGATGAAGAGTTAAATGCAGCGTTTGAGCGATTTAAGTTATTAGCCGATAAGAAAAAAGATGTAACAGATGATGATGTAAGAATGTTAATCACCGATGAAGCATTGAATTCAATTAAAACCTTTGAATTGGTTGGATTACAGATCTCTGATTGCTCAAATGGTGTACCTACTGCAGCAGTCTCTATCAAACATAAAGATGAAGTGATGACCGATGCAAATATTGGTAATGGAACCATGGATGCTATTTTCAAAGCCATTGACCGATTAACAGGGTATAACGGAGAGTTAAAAGATTATAAAGTAACTTCAGTAACTGAAGGAAAAGATGCATTAGCAAAAGTAACTACTCGGGTTGTTTTTGATGACAATTCACCTTCATTTGTGGGGCATGGTTTAAGTATTGACACCATGTTAGCAACAGCAAAAGCATATTTAGGTGCATTAAACTCGTATCTTTCACAAAAAGAGCGACTTGCCAAAAAAACAGAACACCAAGTGTAA
- a CDS encoding NAD-binding protein: MYGFMKQKFIHFLYYLDASKQYLTVKEFIKNILENVHYPYKKYFDIFMIFLVLSTIGILIYEVNHPKLLILNSWEYFAVIVFIIEWLSRVWVYSDVRKTVIAEYEESLFLAKEYSLSTSLKKVFKQKVDFILSPMSIIDLLAILPYYRPLRVLRIFLLFRLFKILRYTNSLKEFLQIFAERKFELYTLAMLSGMVIFFGSTIMFVYEGPVGVNEKVNTYFDAVYWALITISTVGYGDIVPLTPEGKFVTLILIINGFLVIAVSTSIVTTGLAERMESIKHSRVENEVKKLDDYIIVCGFNVMANNLIEEFKKIHQKCLVIDLSERKIKKAKEKEILALKGDATNMDFLESILLKKSAKTIIALTSDDATNFSIVLGSRTLNSEIKIVSLVNNEEVENKLKLAGADFIINPNQINAFVASEYIGQPVAFEAIDGILLNEDVSAEVDEMEIISGMNVIGKKIHDIEFEEYNLTLVAIISSANNNEFLFNPTTTSYVVQEKDIFVMIGYRQSLTQLKKDFLS; this comes from the coding sequence TTGTACGGTTTTATGAAGCAAAAATTTATTCACTTTCTTTATTATTTAGATGCTTCAAAACAATATCTGACCGTAAAAGAATTTATAAAAAACATCCTTGAAAATGTTCACTACCCTTATAAAAAATATTTTGATATCTTTATGATATTTTTGGTTTTAAGTACCATTGGAATTTTGATTTACGAAGTCAATCACCCCAAACTTTTGATTTTAAACTCATGGGAATATTTTGCAGTGATAGTTTTTATCATTGAGTGGTTAAGCCGTGTTTGGGTTTACAGTGATGTTCGTAAAACAGTCATTGCAGAGTATGAAGAGTCACTGTTTTTAGCCAAAGAGTACTCGCTGAGTACCTCTTTGAAAAAAGTTTTTAAACAGAAGGTTGATTTTATACTTTCCCCTATGTCCATTATTGACTTATTGGCTATTTTACCATACTATCGACCTTTAAGAGTACTTCGTATTTTTCTTCTGTTTCGTCTGTTTAAAATCCTTCGATACACCAACTCGTTAAAAGAGTTCTTACAGATTTTTGCAGAAAGAAAGTTTGAGCTTTATACCCTTGCCATGCTCAGTGGAATGGTCATCTTTTTTGGTTCAACCATCATGTTTGTCTATGAAGGCCCCGTAGGTGTTAATGAAAAAGTAAACACCTATTTTGATGCAGTGTATTGGGCACTGATTACTATTTCAACGGTGGGGTACGGAGATATTGTACCTCTCACACCCGAAGGGAAGTTTGTAACACTGATTTTGATTATCAATGGTTTTTTGGTCATTGCAGTAAGCACCTCGATTGTTACAACCGGATTGGCTGAACGAATGGAGAGCATCAAACACAGCCGTGTTGAAAATGAGGTGAAGAAACTGGATGATTATATCATTGTTTGTGGCTTCAATGTCATGGCGAACAATTTAATAGAAGAGTTTAAGAAAATTCATCAAAAGTGTTTGGTCATAGACCTTTCAGAGCGAAAGATAAAAAAAGCCAAAGAAAAAGAGATATTAGCCCTAAAAGGGGATGCCACCAATATGGATTTTTTAGAGAGCATTTTATTGAAAAAAAGTGCCAAAACGATTATTGCTCTGACCAGTGATGACGCCACCAACTTTTCAATTGTTTTGGGTTCACGAACACTCAACAGTGAGATTAAAATTGTCTCTTTGGTCAACAATGAAGAGGTAGAGAATAAACTCAAACTCGCTGGAGCAGATTTTATCATCAATCCCAATCAAATCAATGCATTTGTTGCCAGTGAATATATTGGTCAACCAGTTGCTTTTGAAGCCATTGATGGAATTTTGCTCAATGAAGATGTCTCCGCTGAAGTCGATGAGATGGAAATAATCAGTGGCATGAATGTCATTGGTAAAAAGATACATGACATTGAATTTGAAGAGTATAATTTAACGCTGGTTGCAATTATCAGCAGTGCAAATAATAATGAGTTTCTTTTTAATCCAACAACAACCTCTTATGTAGTGCAAGAAAAAGATATCTTTGTGATGATTGGGTATCGACAATCTT